A genomic window from Populus alba chromosome 19, ASM523922v2, whole genome shotgun sequence includes:
- the LOC118063379 gene encoding methylesterase 17, with amino-acid sequence MGEEVTKMGENGPLSAKPQQPTHFVLVHGISGGSWCWYKIRCLMENSGYRVSCIDLKGSGIDPTDADSVHSFDDYNKPLMDFMSSLPDNEKVILVGHSAGGLSVTQATHKFAKKIRLAVYLAATMLKLGFWTDQDIQDGVPDLSSFGDVYELGFGLGPDQPPTSAIVKKEFQRKISYQLSPQEDSTLAAMLLRPGPILAISSARFKEENDDIDKVMRVYIKTTHDHVVKPHQQEAMIKRWPPSEVYALDSDHSPLFSTPFLLFGLLIKAAASVGCH; translated from the exons ATGGGAGAGGAAGTAACTAAGATGGGAGAAAATGGCCCCTTATCAGCAAAGCCGCAGCAACCTACACACTTTGTCCTGGTGCATGGAATAAGTGGAGGGAGTTGGTGCTGGTACAAAATCCGGTGTCTCATGGAGAATTCAGGCTATAGGGTCTCCTGTATTGATCTCAAAGGCTCTGGCATCGATCCGACCGACGCCGATTCTGTTCATTCCTTTGATGATTATAACAAACCTCTAATGGACTTCATGTCTTCCTTGCCTGATAATGAGAAG GTGATACTGGTAGGTCATAGTGCCGGAGGGCTAAGTGTAACACAGGCAACTCACAAGTTTGCAAAGAAGATCCGGTTAGCCGTGTACTTGGCTGCCACCATGCTCAAGCTTGGATTCTGGACAGATCAAGATATACAAGAT GGAGTACCTGATCTATCCTCGTTTGGGGACGTGTATGAGCTAGGATTTGGGTTGGGACCTGACCAACCTCCAACCAGTGCCATTGTCAAGAAAGAATTTCAACGCAAAATTAGCTACCAACTGAGCCCTCAAGAG GATTCAACCTTGGCTGCCATGCTTTTGCGACCAGGACCCATCCTAGCAATAAGTTCTGCAAGATTTAAGGAGGAAAACGATGATATCGACAAGGTGATGCGAGTATACATTAAGACCACGCACGATCATGTTGTCAAACCTCACCAACAAGAAGCAATGATAAAAAGGTGGCCACCATCTGAGGTTTATGCACTGGATAGCGACCACAGCCCGCTCTTCTCCACCCCATTTCTGCTCTTCGGTTTGCTTATCAAGGCAGCAGCTTCTGTTGGATGTCACTAA